One genomic window of Biomphalaria glabrata chromosome 9, xgBioGlab47.1, whole genome shotgun sequence includes the following:
- the LOC106062087 gene encoding protein lev-9-like isoform X1 produces the protein MRRTIQFCVILFIIGLTTEYQNSDSDTTVCDHERQSEDRGSRKCSKRCNSDLDCNSSRKKCMCDGKCGKSCVNPNLRCYPIPTNIPNGRVDIKPYNKFEAIATYTCNEGYVIVGLPARVCQGDETWMGEEPRCELKTDPSDGNQECRTPPSVHHATHNGPPGQTRFKLGANIQYTCLPGFTQLKDSVERAWCVGAGVWVGPNITCTTSGCATPSEIDNGYFDLLGPSTVGSKMRYHCNKGYFLVGNAERTCLRDGTWDGRSPSCEQVVCGPPPHVEHAEHDAPKDQFRFLTGTHLMYTCQFGYYREGSERAICSGAEGQWIGPTMTCKARDCGAPGEINNGYRDTGYRFTYPTRVTYHCNEGFEMTGRPYRECQANGEWSGTLPECVPVHCTELIPPVYGTMIGSSTSFNSVIRFVCNNGYKVVGSQERTCQADRTWSGQESTCVEINCGIPGPIFNGYLDGHRTTVGALYFYRCNTRTKFSGEHFSTQCMENGQWSNPPPLCLGQCQIPYIMNGTITNAREEIWVDPGTVIEPRCLNGLVLNDSRPVTCVNGTWNVIPRCVPAPCDQPPPQVENGHRTFFDLSHGSKARYFCMAGFKLVDNNRYMSCEYGQWTGIKPACEESYCPNPGTLLDGNIYKVGSLGKFLFNDYIVTIKHGERLIYECKRNFKLEGPRGAACVNGKWSPGEKPRCLRSRHTLFNKIWKPYEENPKGKMYY, from the exons ACTCAGACACAACTGTCTGTGATCACGAGCGCCAGTCTGAAGACAGGGGCTCCAGGAAGTGTAGCAAGAGATGTAACTCTGACCTAGACTGCAACAGTTCCAGGAAGAAGTGTATGTGTGACGGAAAGTGTGGCAAGAGTTGCGTCAATCCAA ACCTGAGATGCTACCCGATACCAACCAATATTCCCAATGGTCGTGTTGACATCAAACCATACAACAA GTTTGAGGCTATTGCCACGTATACTTGCAACGAAGGCTACGTCATAGTTGGGCTGCCTGCACGTGTGTGTCAAGGTGACGAGACTTGGATGGGAGAGGAGCCGAGATGTGAGCTCAAAACTGATCCCTCGG ACGGCAATCAGGAATGTAGGACACCTCCGTCAGTCCATCATGCCACGCACAACGGGCCTCCTGGTCAGACTCGGTTCAAACTGGGCGCCAACATCCAGTATACCTGCCTACCAGGTTTCACTCAGCTCAAAGACAGTGTCGAGCGGGCGTGGTGTGTGGGCGCCGGGGTGTGGGTAGGACCAAACATCACATGTACCA CTTCGGGATGCGCTACCCCATCTGAGATAGACAACGGCTACTTTGATCTGCTGGGCCCCAGTACCGTGGGCAGCAAGATGAGGTACCATTGCAACAAGGGCTACTTCCTGGTGGGCAACGCTGAAAGAACTTGCCTCAGGGACGGTACGTGGGATGGTAGATCTCCCAGCTGTGAACAAG TGGTGTGTGGACCTCCCCCACACGTGGAGCACGCAGAGCACGACGCCCCAAAGGACCAGTTTCGATTTCTAACTGGCACCCACCTGATGTACACGTGTCAGTTTGGTTATTACAGGGAGGGGAGTGAAAGAGCAATCTGTAGTGGGGCCGAAGGTCAGTGGATTGGGCCCACCATGACATGTAAAG CCAGAGATTGTGGGGCACCAGGTGAGATCAACAACGGTTATCGTGACACGGGCTACCGCTTCACATACCCGACCAGGGTGACCTACCACTGTAACGAAGGGTTTGAGATGACCGGGCGACCATACAGAGAGTGCCAGGCCAACGGGGAGTGGTCTGGAACTTTGCCAGAGTGTGTCC CCGTCCATTGTACAGAACTGATCCCTCCAGTTTACGGCACGATGATTGGCTCGTCAACGTCCTTCAACTCTGTCATTAGGTTCGTGTGCAACAACGGGTACAAGGTGGTGGGATCACAGGAGAGAACATGCCAGGCGGATAGAACATGGAGTGGGCAGGAATCTACTTGTGTTG AAATCAATTGTGGAATACCTGGGCCTATCTTCAATGGCTATCTGGATGGTCACAGAACTACAGTCGGAGCCCTTTATTTTTACAG ATGTAACACCAGGACGAAGTTTAGTGGAGAACATTTTTCTACACAGTGTATGGAGAATGGACAGTGGTCAAACCCTCCCCCTCTGTGTTTAG GTCAATGTCAGATCCCTTACATCATGAATGGCACTATCACAAACGCTAGAGAAGAGATCTGGGTGGACCCAGGCACTGTCATTGAACCCCGCTGTCTGAATGGCTTGGTGCTCAACGACTCCAGGCCAGTCACCTGTGTCAATGGAACCTGGAACGTGATACCTAGATGTGTTCCAG CTCCTTGTGACCAGCCCCCACCACAAGTTGAGAACGGACACAGAACATTCTTCGATTTATCTCACGGGAGCAAGGCCCGCTACTTTTGTATGGCTGGCTTTAAACTAGTGGACAATAACCGCTACATGAGCTGTGAATACGGGCAGTGGACTGGCATCAAGCCAGCCTGTGAAGAGA GTTATTGCCCCAACCCTGGCACGCTGCTTGACGGCAACATCTACAAAGTGGGCAGCTTGGGCAAGTTTCTGTTCAATGACTACATAGTGACTATCAAGCACGGAGAACGCCTGATCTACGAATGCAAGAGAAACTTCAAGCTTGAGGGGCCCAGAGGAGCGGCCTGTGTGAATGGCAAGTGGAGCCCCGGTGAAAAACCCCGCTGTCTGCGCTCCCGGCACACACTTTTCAACAAAATATGGAAACCTTACGAGGAGAATCCTAAAGGGAAAATGTATTACTGA
- the LOC106062087 gene encoding protein lev-9-like isoform X2: protein MCDGKCGKSCVNPNLRCYPIPTNIPNGRVDIKPYNKFEAIATYTCNEGYVIVGLPARVCQGDETWMGEEPRCELKTDPSDGNQECRTPPSVHHATHNGPPGQTRFKLGANIQYTCLPGFTQLKDSVERAWCVGAGVWVGPNITCTTSGCATPSEIDNGYFDLLGPSTVGSKMRYHCNKGYFLVGNAERTCLRDGTWDGRSPSCEQVVCGPPPHVEHAEHDAPKDQFRFLTGTHLMYTCQFGYYREGSERAICSGAEGQWIGPTMTCKARDCGAPGEINNGYRDTGYRFTYPTRVTYHCNEGFEMTGRPYRECQANGEWSGTLPECVPVHCTELIPPVYGTMIGSSTSFNSVIRFVCNNGYKVVGSQERTCQADRTWSGQESTCVEINCGIPGPIFNGYLDGHRTTVGALYFYRCNTRTKFSGEHFSTQCMENGQWSNPPPLCLGQCQIPYIMNGTITNAREEIWVDPGTVIEPRCLNGLVLNDSRPVTCVNGTWNVIPRCVPAPCDQPPPQVENGHRTFFDLSHGSKARYFCMAGFKLVDNNRYMSCEYGQWTGIKPACEESYCPNPGTLLDGNIYKVGSLGKFLFNDYIVTIKHGERLIYECKRNFKLEGPRGAACVNGKWSPGEKPRCLRSRHTLFNKIWKPYEENPKGKMYY, encoded by the exons ATGTGTGACGGAAAGTGTGGCAAGAGTTGCGTCAATCCAA ACCTGAGATGCTACCCGATACCAACCAATATTCCCAATGGTCGTGTTGACATCAAACCATACAACAA GTTTGAGGCTATTGCCACGTATACTTGCAACGAAGGCTACGTCATAGTTGGGCTGCCTGCACGTGTGTGTCAAGGTGACGAGACTTGGATGGGAGAGGAGCCGAGATGTGAGCTCAAAACTGATCCCTCGG ACGGCAATCAGGAATGTAGGACACCTCCGTCAGTCCATCATGCCACGCACAACGGGCCTCCTGGTCAGACTCGGTTCAAACTGGGCGCCAACATCCAGTATACCTGCCTACCAGGTTTCACTCAGCTCAAAGACAGTGTCGAGCGGGCGTGGTGTGTGGGCGCCGGGGTGTGGGTAGGACCAAACATCACATGTACCA CTTCGGGATGCGCTACCCCATCTGAGATAGACAACGGCTACTTTGATCTGCTGGGCCCCAGTACCGTGGGCAGCAAGATGAGGTACCATTGCAACAAGGGCTACTTCCTGGTGGGCAACGCTGAAAGAACTTGCCTCAGGGACGGTACGTGGGATGGTAGATCTCCCAGCTGTGAACAAG TGGTGTGTGGACCTCCCCCACACGTGGAGCACGCAGAGCACGACGCCCCAAAGGACCAGTTTCGATTTCTAACTGGCACCCACCTGATGTACACGTGTCAGTTTGGTTATTACAGGGAGGGGAGTGAAAGAGCAATCTGTAGTGGGGCCGAAGGTCAGTGGATTGGGCCCACCATGACATGTAAAG CCAGAGATTGTGGGGCACCAGGTGAGATCAACAACGGTTATCGTGACACGGGCTACCGCTTCACATACCCGACCAGGGTGACCTACCACTGTAACGAAGGGTTTGAGATGACCGGGCGACCATACAGAGAGTGCCAGGCCAACGGGGAGTGGTCTGGAACTTTGCCAGAGTGTGTCC CCGTCCATTGTACAGAACTGATCCCTCCAGTTTACGGCACGATGATTGGCTCGTCAACGTCCTTCAACTCTGTCATTAGGTTCGTGTGCAACAACGGGTACAAGGTGGTGGGATCACAGGAGAGAACATGCCAGGCGGATAGAACATGGAGTGGGCAGGAATCTACTTGTGTTG AAATCAATTGTGGAATACCTGGGCCTATCTTCAATGGCTATCTGGATGGTCACAGAACTACAGTCGGAGCCCTTTATTTTTACAG ATGTAACACCAGGACGAAGTTTAGTGGAGAACATTTTTCTACACAGTGTATGGAGAATGGACAGTGGTCAAACCCTCCCCCTCTGTGTTTAG GTCAATGTCAGATCCCTTACATCATGAATGGCACTATCACAAACGCTAGAGAAGAGATCTGGGTGGACCCAGGCACTGTCATTGAACCCCGCTGTCTGAATGGCTTGGTGCTCAACGACTCCAGGCCAGTCACCTGTGTCAATGGAACCTGGAACGTGATACCTAGATGTGTTCCAG CTCCTTGTGACCAGCCCCCACCACAAGTTGAGAACGGACACAGAACATTCTTCGATTTATCTCACGGGAGCAAGGCCCGCTACTTTTGTATGGCTGGCTTTAAACTAGTGGACAATAACCGCTACATGAGCTGTGAATACGGGCAGTGGACTGGCATCAAGCCAGCCTGTGAAGAGA GTTATTGCCCCAACCCTGGCACGCTGCTTGACGGCAACATCTACAAAGTGGGCAGCTTGGGCAAGTTTCTGTTCAATGACTACATAGTGACTATCAAGCACGGAGAACGCCTGATCTACGAATGCAAGAGAAACTTCAAGCTTGAGGGGCCCAGAGGAGCGGCCTGTGTGAATGGCAAGTGGAGCCCCGGTGAAAAACCCCGCTGTCTGCGCTCCCGGCACACACTTTTCAACAAAATATGGAAACCTTACGAGGAGAATCCTAAAGGGAAAATGTATTACTGA